TGCACCGGTCAATACCCCTTTAAAATTTAATTGAACCATCAAGTCTGCTGAACTTAAtgaaattgagagagagagagtggtgaCACAGAGGGAGCGGCAGGATGTTTACCATTACACAGCCTGTTATATGATATCAGTCTAGAGAACCAACGAGAGATGTAAAACCCTCATTTGCAGATGATGTGCAACACTGCTCAACAAGCTGAGCTCCATTACCCACTGACCATATACACTCTGCACATGTACAAACATAAGTGTTGAATTTGCAATCAGATGATGTTACGGATACAAAGTCCACAAGGCAGTACTCATGTTTAGAGAACAACGAGGAAGGAAGAGTGGGAGAAGGAagagatgaagatgaagaaagTGGAGGAGGTAGAGCAAGAGGAAGACCAAGACCAACGCCAAGAACAAGGAGAGCAATCTCTGATGAAATTCAGGCGACTGTGGTTGATCACCCAATTTATAAGCTAGTTTTATAAACAATGTAGCATCAACTGTAGCTCAGATTTATGGGCGTGTATTGAAGGGATTCACAATTTCATCCAACTGATGAAAAGGATTGTAACGACGCTTTCTGAGAGAATGTGCACTTTCACTAAGTAGCTCATCCTGAGAGATTGTCAGATTGTCAGGACACCTGCCTCCGTGGCGGCCGCTAGCCTGTGGAGAGCGCGAAGTGCAGCTGGAGACGGTTTCCATAACAACCCTCGAGCAGCTGAAGAAACGGGCGAGCGCTGCTGGCGTTGCTATGAAACTGATTCCCTCTGGGAATCATTTGGGATAATGataggaggagagagaaagaaggaagaaaagagacggagagaagaaaaagaatAGGCATCCCTGAATTTCTCTGTGAtgacggtgtgtgtgtgtgtgtgtacacactgTTCCAGTTCTTTTCCACTGAGGCCTGACCAACAACGCAGTGTCTCATGAATCAGGGCAGCATCGATGTGGCCAATAAACACTGCGGGACAGTCGGCATTCAGGATCTGATCAGgattttttattgtgtttgtttgtacatGTATCACCCAATCCAGCACATTTAATAAGGTGAAAATACTGCATAAcctgaacaaaaacaataacaacaataataatcatcatcataaatccCAGACACTATGCTGCGCCACAGCCTCTCCAGCTGGAAATGACTGAAGCCCTTGTTACCTCGGAGACCCTAGACAGGGTAACAAGAGACGGCATGACACGCAGACGGACGtccagacggacagacagacagttccCAGTGTGTGGTCACGTGGCAGTTTTATATAGCGCAtcacatgaaaaagcaaatatataaaataattaaagagaGTAGTGAAGACAAAGGACAGAGGAAACGCGGGGGTCCTGGAGAGTCTCAGGAAGCCGTTGTCTCGCATCCAGAGCAGCGCAGCATCTGCCCTCCAGCACCGcagctctcactctctctcggaTTCAACTTCAAAACCAGCTGTTTCGGCGTGAACGCTCTCTCACTCTAGGTCCTGGCCCAACCGGGCAGCAGGGCCGAGAGGAGTGACCCGGCCAGCACGGCGCCGGCGCTGACCCGGGCTCCACGGGCCGAGCCCCCGCTGGCGTGGCGGGTGTCATGGAAGGCGTGCGACTGGTTCTGGAGCCGGAGCCCATCGTTGTAGTAGTAGGTGCGGTCTTCCTCGGAGGAGTCATCACGGCTGCCGATACCATGGTAGCCTGGTCTCCCTAGGGACCCCAACCCGTAGCCCAGCGCCGCCCCCCCCAGAGCCCCGGCCGCCGCTGCCCCTGCTATCTTCAGTCCCTGATTGCTGGAGCCCCCCTTGGGCCGGCTGTGGGGATGGGACACAGAGTGGTGCCACCCCCCTTTAAACCCACCGCTGGTCTTGCCGCCCCTCTTAGATTGCGTGGGTGGGGTCAGTGTTGCCAGGAGCAACAGGCATGCCCACATCAGCAGCAACTGGCCTCTTTGTCTGTACATGactgtgagagaaagagagagagagagagttttatCCCGAGGACAGAAGTGCTCTGAGGGATTAAGGGTGGGGGGCTGTCACTGTGCTTTCAAACAACAGATCTGACCGAGACTGGACACAGGGCAGCACTGACGCTGAAATGTGCCCAGACACTGatttgtgtgagtgtctgtgtgtgttatcCTTGGTACGCCTTCAAATGCCTGAAATCAAACAGTCCCCAAAAGAGCTAAATACAATCAggctacactgcactgcacaacagAAAGCTACACAATGGTACACAATACTGTCTAATTCTGTATACCTACACTGTGTACAGAAAGATCCCATATGGATGCTCGCAAGCCTTCtaccactccctctctcactccccctccctcccatcACTCTCCACCCCCCACCCTACCCATTCATCCCTCCCTCGGTTTCACCCATTCTTTGTCTCcctttcctctccctccctctgttggAATCATTCCAGGTATTTGCAGAGATGAATATATATacctccctcactctcttacctctTAACCACCCCCCATCTGTCTCCTAGGCTCTCCAGTATAATACACTGTATATTTCTATCCATTCAGCAAGGAACAAAAGGAAAAACTCACACCACTATGGCTCCCAACTTGTAAAGTGGTTTAAGAGAGACAGTATGGCACagcacaaaacagcagagtatAGCAcaatacagtatagtacagcacagctcaacacaaTACAATGCACAGTTATTACATTTAACATGGGGGAGAATTGGTCTTtaggtgataataataataataataataataataataataataataataataattattattattattattattattattattattattatcacctaaagaccaattatttaattattactattattattattattattattaatgactaCAATATTGCAATGAATTATGGAGGTAAAAAATGAACTAAAGAATTGTATTACAACACAGTAcaaatatctctctctcactctcactctctctctcccccagcaAAGAGTAAGACTGTTCCCTACCTGTGGAGCGAGTGATGGCCAGCGGATGATAATGAGTGCAGTGGGAGCAAtctgtctgtccgcccgtctgtcCTGCTCTCCCCAGCTGCTCCCCAAGCCGTGTCTGCGCTCCCGCCCACATGCCTCTAGGCTGTCACTCACAGACGCCGTGGCCAATCAGCAGCCAGCGGTCTTTGTTTCGTTTCATTGATGCTTTactctccccctgcacacctCCCCCTAGGTGACGGAGGATTGGCTGggagaaacaataacaagggggcAGGGCCCATTTCCACAACAATGGCAGAAAAACATCATGCATCAGCAGGGCTGCTGATCACTGATACCCTTACTCTCCATCCGTCTCTCGTGCGCTCGCTGTGTCTCTCCCACTatcactccctctctccatcgTGCTCTTCTTCTCCAGTTGTCATGGTAACCGCAGCACTAAGATGTACCGAGCCGTGTGTGGGATGCTGTGAGGTGGACTAAACCCAGCCCAGTATACCCCTGGTATAACTCTGTTCTTTACTGTTCAGTGGAACAgaatagtgcagtgcagtgcagtacagtcacAACCTCTAAATATCACCCGCCCCCTCCAGCTCATCCACAACTCTGCgactcgtctggtattctctctgccccgattcgcacacgctactccactgctccgctccctccactggctcccgataccggcacgcattccgttcaagacactgaccctcacctaccgctgtctcgaccacactgcaccaagctaccttcagtcactcatctctccatacatcccctccagaccactgcgctcttccagtgccagaaggctaactctgcctcctctccactctcctccctccagagccgctccttctcatccctggaccctaaatggtggaacgaccttcccactgataTCAAAACAGCAGTCTCTGACCCCCTTCTGTTGATTACCCAAGACACGTCtgttcagactctacttgtgaTCTAGTCGTTTATTATCCTCTAAATTTGCACTGATTCAACATCAGGCTTTGACATACCCCTTGCTTGCATTTCCAGtacatgtattgtttatttggatttcccctatgcctccTTTCCCCTAGCTTTTAATGATACCTGCACTCATAGGTGCCGAGTTTTGAAAGTTACTAACCTTAACCGCCCACGACCACTGTCAGCTAAAATCACTTACATAAAAAAAcgctgattttattttatacctaCATTCTAGGCCAGTGTTCGTCAACGGGCCAGAACATAATTAGCAGACAGTGTTTTCTCCGATaacaatgggggggggggctgacaGGGATTTCTCCAGTAAGAGTGGGGGGGCTGACAGTGCAACACACTATATAGTTCTATGCGGGATAATTTCTCAACGCAACTAACGGGGACTATTGCAATTAATGCAGTATAAAAGACAAGAATTGCGTTTTTTGTGAGTGAGCCCCCCTTTTTACTGTTCGACGGGGGCTAAAGCCCTTGAGCCCCCATGTAGGCCTATGCCTGCACTTACTAACTTTTACTacattactgtatatttcctatacaagtgtgtaaattgaaatttgtaaattacactatgctttgaactgcactgtattttttgcactttgttttgtaagtcaccctggataagggcgtctgccaagaaagaaagaaataataataaataagtcaCAGAACTCAGCAGGAACAATCTTTATTAAATAGCCATTAGAACAGCCTTGTTATTATTGTGCTcacttaaaaaattaaaaattaaaaatattaagaatGGACAGGGGAGCTGCATCTCACTGTTGCagcaacatcatcatcattacaTCATCGTCATTACATCATTTCCCATCCCAAGCAAATACAGTTCTGACAACTGAATACAGAACCAGAGCAGTCATACAAACACAGCAATCAGTGGGGCCACAGAGGCAGACTCCAGGACACAGGGAGTCAGTCAGAACAGCAACATGCCaacacatgtgtgtgtgtgcgtgtgcgtgtgtgtgtgtgcgcagggCAGAGTGTGGGCGGACGGACAGAGACAGATATACAGAGATGGAGACATAAGAACAGATGTACATcagcacagacagactgactgatGTCCTGAAGGAGGGGCTGGACAGATAGACAATATGGACCGCTAACAATCCAGCCACATACAGGGGGGTCAGCTCAGAACATGTGTGTTCattgagagagaggagagggtgtCTCTGccctgtggccccccaggaCGGGAGGAGGGCTTGTGCTCAGTGCTGGTGTGCTCTTAAGCCTTTGTGTGcccgtcttttttttttttgttatatatcattttgtataaaaacaaaaaaagaatatcAGTTAAAGGAAAAGTgctacaaaatgtaataataatcattattattattattgcgtTTTTTACATGCTTCTGCTGCTCGTGCCCTGGGCTACAGAGGATGTTAATGGTTAGCATGGTGATGCCAGGGCTGCCAAGTATGCTGCCCAAAACTCCCCCACAGCCAGGAGGCGGGGCACTGACCGGACTCACATGAGAAAAGGATGAATGCAGGGGTGAGGGAGAAAGATGtagagggggaagagagagaggaagggaggtgGGAAGGggtaagagagagagggatgccaGGACAAATGTCAAACAGAggtgcgggggggggggaggtcaCATGCAGGTCGGCCCCTCCGTCACACACTGCAGCTGTCTCTCTATCACTGAGCGCAGAGCTGTGTAcctgtggagagagggagagaggcgaTGAGACGTGTTGTCACaattccctagccctgaccctctttccccactagaggccaccaatgttcccttgccttttcctgctccctgcactgctttccttttttctctctgtcaattaacattcctccacacccttgtgcacttctgttcctgtcctctgttctcattggtcctgctcttgtcttcctagtttctgctctcctttataaacccctcactctgggagaagtgttgtcagctctgccTGCATCACCAAGctgtgttctcctggttccgtGCGCACTCTCGCTCtcttcaagggtgctttattggcatgacaaacagtttcgtagtgttgccaaagcagttgatattatatacatacattgaaaaataataaaaggtaagaaaaaggagaaaaaaaaaacaactctctctctcgctcccagtCCTCCCTCTTTCGCTCTCAGTCCTGTCTttgtctccatctctctctctttctgtcctgtatctctgtctctcttgatCACCTGGATTTCGACTTTAGCCAGTGACCTTGACCACGcctttggattctccttggtttctgtcagTTAGTTGTactagctctgcacttgggtcctatCTCCTACAGCTTTACAGTTCTCCCACGAGGCAACCGTGACAGTTATTCAATTAAAGATGGAGGCAGAGAGAAAATAATGATTATGCCACATGTTAGAACATGCAgtctctgtattattattatttcattctgATCAACACGATACACAGCACAGAGATTCAGCCTCATATCGAGTACTTTCCACTTTTTACTGGATACGATCaataattattgatttataataaaaaatataaataaatgccatTGTGAAATCAATCTCCAGAATACTTCTCCTTGTGTCATATTGGTTGATAGACAATCAGCAGTGAATCACACATTTTATAGCCAATCAGGAGCATTTACAGCAGTTCACACAGatatatattcttatatttaaatataattaaataaccaTCACACACACTATGTCTGTTCCCTATCAACCCGGTGGATCCTCTCTGCATTCTGGTGCTGAACACTGATCTCCCAATGCGCTCCTAAAGCCCCCTGtagtgtaattattattattgttaaaaataataatccatttGTTCATATCTTGGCTGACATTCACTAACTCCTCATTTTGAATCAGATGACAGTATTCATCAGATAATACCATAGTAATGCCAAATAATATAAGTGAAATTCAAACACATTCCCTGAGAAATGATCACCCTAGTTTGTGTGTAATAATACGATTGCAATAtcgacattttactgtagtacagcacagtacaatacagcatAGCGACATGGGAACAACCAGCAACAGAACTGGTCTGGGGGTCAACAGCTGTCTCTCCCTTTCCTGTCTCAGTCCTGGCGTCAGCTGTATTGTCAGTAACGGGCAGCTGCTTTTGTTGTTGCAGTGGCACCTAGTGGGAGCCTGTGGTGCTGCAGATACATGGCTAGACTGTCAGCGCTGAGCTGACACCTTCTTCCCCAGATTCCCCACCAGAGCCCCTGACCCCCCAGCTCAGCACAGAGGCTCAGAGTGGGgctggagcacagagacggcGCTGTGATCGCAGCAGAGTACAGCACAGCCCCCACAGGGCCAAGAacagcacagccatgtctcctcaccaccagcaatttgaatttgagtgagtgtgtcagggagtgtcagtgtgtcagagcgACTCACTTGGTCCTCAGTTTCTGCACTTCtcgatcctcctcctcctgtaaCTTCATGATGAAGCTCTGCAGCACTGGCATCTCAAACTTAATATACTGAGCCacctgggagaggaggagcatATGAACAGTGTTATCAAATCATTATTGCAGTGTTATCACCGTGTTATTCCAGTATGTATTCCAGCGCTCATATTGCACTGTCATTACATTGTTATTACTAACAGTGCCAATGCAATATGCCAGTGTCATCCCAGCCCCAGTGCAGGTGACTCACATCGTAGGTGACCTCCTCCCCCAGGTCCTGCTCCATCAGGAAGATCTTGCTGACCTGCTCACAGGGGCCCTGCAGCACCCTCACCACCAGGGGGCGGTCTGAGCGCTTCAGCTTCTGACGCTCTGAAACGCAGGGTCACAGTCTCACACACGTACTCAGATACtgcagtgcacacacacactgaggccAATATACACGGACACACACTGATAATAaaagaggagagaaagagagatggagagagagagagattaatgaAGTAGGGGGTCTTACCACCACTGGTGTGCACAAGGTAGAGAGAAAACTCGTCTGCAGAATTCTCAATCTgcaagacagacacacacacacacacacacacacacacacacacacacacacacgcaaggtTACAGTGTGCTCCCAGGTCTAGAGCCCTGACCTCTACCCCACAGTGCTGCAGCTCTGCTATAACACGGGACAATCAGTTTAATAACAGCCTGGTTCCCACTGTGCTGACGCACTGAGCGATTGTACTGAGCTGacacactatactgcactgacGCACTCGGCCCGTCTCTGCTCTCTCACCTTGAACTTGTTGAGCAGCAGTTTGAGGACTTGCGGCGTCGTCATGGTGCTGTTGATGCGGACGTTGGTGACGGAGCCAAAAGCTGGAGTGAATACGGACgtctgagggagagagaagaggggcAGAGGTTACAGTGCTTTCATGCTCACATTGCAAGTacgcgtgcgtgcgtgtgcaccTTATGGCTGTAGTAGTGTGTTAGTTGTTAgtttaacattacttaaataaaagttgttgtATAGTAACGAAGTTCGAAAATGTCAGCAGGCATTTGATCAGACTAAAATGCTTGCAAACTACATCATTTACATCTGCATTACTACAGTAATATAATGGAaacgtaaaacaaaaatgtttcggGAAACATCTACGTTTGGAATGttttgctaaatgcacagaagacccACAAACTGCTTAATGCAAGCTGTGCAACTGAAAATAGGTATAACAGAAGAACAATTCATCTCCAGCATCATTTGACCAGCTAAGTTTAAATTatgatgcattatttattaggcTTAAATGGGTCAATTGAATAGAACTGAAAGCAGCGCACGAAAATGATCCCATGTAATGATCCCTCTGCAAGTTTGTGGCAATCGTcccagtattatttttattattaataatagtaatataccaaaaaatacagctctggaaaaaatcaaacgaccactccaagttcagaaaaccAATGTTAAGTgggctcttcattttttccagagccgtatataatgttgacacaaaccctgaactgtagaagggagtctttttattatagttaaccCAAATGTCAAGGTTACTGTGTTCCAGTGCCTTTAGAAGTTACTACTTTCAATATAGTTACTGAATATTGTTTATTCAACAAGGGGTTTACACTGATTCACTACTTCTGAcactttctgtattgaataaactacaaattaaagttaatatgCACATGTCATCacgcatacagtttattatgaccaaggtgcttttactggaaggttaacatgttcatgaaagtaaaatcaatacctataggctacataaaccgtgtgcttgtaaaaataaacaaacatgattactgtttatttattattttatactagAAAACTAGTAGCTACCGTGACATCAGATTAATTATGCAAATAGCAACAACAAAGCTTCAAACCTTTGTTCGGTAATGTGTTCTGAACCTTCTGAGGTCAAAATGTACCCTTCGGGACAGCCCTAGTAAATTGTGGCTGTAGTAGTGTGTTAGAAGAAAGTGGGTACTTTGTGGTTGTAGGGGTGTGTTAGTAGTGAATGTGTACCTTGAGGGTTGAAGGAGTGTGTTAGTAGCGAGTGTGTACCTTGTGGTTGTAGTAATGTCCGTTGATGGAGAAGCGGTGGCGTCTGATCCTGCGCTGGTCGCTGGGGGTCCTCCTCGCGCCCCCCCGCCGCCATACCCCCGCGTCACTCTTGGTCCGCAGCAGCTGGGGGGAGCACTCTTCTGTGGACAGTGGAAAGCAGAGCTCAGCACCGGTACTGCCGTTCTTACTGCAGGTCTTACTGCTACAGTTACAGtactgtccctctccctctctccatccctctccctctctacctgtctctccctcctcGTTCACCACGCTGCTCTCCTCTGATTGGGCATCGGCCTCTGTGACCTCGATAGCAGGCGGGGCCAGCTGAGGGCCCTCTTTcctggagggagagagtgagatgcagcgagaaagagagaggggagcaACAGAGGGACGAATGAGTTAAAGTTCACAAATTTCACAAAgaaagacaggagagagaggagagagacaggtaggagtgggggatgggggggatgGGTGGCAGGTGAAAGCCTCACCTCTGTGCATCCAGGGTGCAGCCCGAGTGCCAGGATGTGGAGGAGGGAGGGGGTTTGATTCGCTCGTTGTCATCCTGCATCTGAAGCCTGATTGGCCGGCGCAGCCCCCAGGAGATATTCAACAGGCCCTCCACTATCAGCTCATCCTCCTCctgcacaacaacacagcacagctacacagtcacacacaaccccctctgtgtctgtgtgagtgtgtgtgtgtgtgtacgagcGCGTTtacctctctgtgtctcagctGCAGCGTCTGACCCTCGTAGTACAGGTTATAGGTCTTGAGGTTAGACAGCAGCGCAGTCctacacacagagcacagtgtCAGCAACAACAACACGACACAGCAACATGCTGTAAAATGCAAAACACACTGGAACTAACGGCACACTTTGCAGAGGATTCACAAAAAGAAAGTTATTTTACAGTGCAGTCATTGTACTAATAGGAGGAGTAGCAGCAGTAATATTAGTAGTTGTACTTATGGTTTTAGAAGTAAGAGTAGTTGTACAtatagtagtagcagcagtattGGCAGTAGTAGTAGAAACAGTAGTGGTAGCAGTAGTAGTCATGTTATTGGCAGCAGAGTTAGTAGTTGCAGTTAGTGGAGTTAGTAGTAGGAGTAGTAGTGGTGGGATCTTACTTGCTGATGAACCTGTTCTCTCCGATCTGCACACAGTTTGGCCCCACATCCATCCTGCTCACGCACACAGCATCCACACTGcacagagaggaggagagacatTTTTACATTAGTCAAACCAATAATGCACCTTTTAGggagagggagatagagagagaaacagttatgtattatttaacagCCAACAGCCAACACTGAGATTAAAGTGCAGCCtccaccacaacacacacacattgtacaggACTCACACTATCACGGATACTCGCAGtgatgcgcacacacacacacacacacacacacacacacaaggtgaCACAATCTATCTCAGTCTGTACTTCTGACAGACCACAGAGCAACAGAGTGctaggagagggggaggagatcGATAGAGGAAGGAAGTAAGAAA
This DNA window, taken from Amia ocellicauda isolate fAmiCal2 chromosome 9, fAmiCal2.hap1, whole genome shotgun sequence, encodes the following:
- the rassf2a gene encoding ras association domain-containing protein 2a, whose translation is MDVGPNCVQIGENRFISKTALLSNLKTYNLYYEGQTLQLRHREEEDELIVEGLLNISWGLRRPIRLQMQDDNERIKPPPSSTSWHSGCTLDAQRKEGPQLAPPAIEVTEADAQSEESSVVNEEGETEECSPQLLRTKSDAGVWRRGGARRTPSDQRRIRRHRFSINGHYYNHKTSVFTPAFGSVTNVRINSTMTTPQVLKLLLNKFKIENSADEFSLYLVHTSGERQKLKRSDRPLVVRVLQGPCEQVSKIFLMEQDLGEEVTYDVAQYIKFEMPVLQSFIMKLQEEEDREVQKLRTKYTALRSVIERQLQCVTEGPTCM